TAAGTGTGACAATGCGCGACCTTGCGAATGAGTTGGACATGAGCCTTGGAAACCTTACTTATCACTTCAAAAAGAAGGAAGAGTTGATGGAGGCCATCCATGACCGCATTATTGAAGAGCGGAATGTGATGCTTGATTCGGTGCAGATGATTCCGTCCATTGAGAACATTCACCGACAGATGGTTCCGTTGTTGCAATTGTATGAGCGATATCGCTTTCTACAACAAGACATCTTGGAGGTGAGCAGAGCCTATCCACATTTGGCTGAAATAATGCGCGGACAATTCAAAAACCAGATCAGATACATCAAAGCCATTATCGATTACTCGGTTGGTTCAGGGAATATGAAGCCCGAAGCACGCCTCGGACAATACCAGCAATTGGCAGAAACAGTTTGGATGATCATCACATTCTGGCTGGCGCAGCGCGAGTTACGTGATCAGAAGGGAAATCTTTACAATCAAGCCCGTAGCGCCATTTGGAACTTGACCATTCCGCTACTAACGGAAAAAGGTCTCGCCAATTTCAATAAGATCGATTTCACTGAAGAAGTCCAAAATGCCGAGTAAAGACATGATTTTAGCCACAGAAACACGGATTTTCACAGAAGAATTGAAATTATTTTCAGTGAAACCCTCTGCGCATTCTGTGTTTCTGTGGCTGAATAAATTTCCCGCGCTCTTTGGTCATCTCCGCGCCTTCGCGGTTCAAAATATTCGTAACCAATGAAACTCACATCCAAGGTCAATACGAAAACGCAGCAGTACGCCTCAAACCGAGAAGGCATGCTCAAGCTGCTCGAAAAACTTGAAAAGCATTACGAAGAAAGCCGATTCCAAGGACAGGAGAAGCACATTGAACGTGCACGTTCGAAAGGGAAATTGCTGGCGCGAGAACGCATCGAACTACTCCTTGATCAAGACAGTCCATTTTTAGAACTTCTGCCTTTGGCGGGTTTGGGCGGGAAAGGCTTCGGAACGGGCGGTACTACCGTTGGCGGCATCGGTATCGTTTCAGGTCGGTTGTGTTTGGTGGTTTCCAACGTGGGAACGAACAAAGGTGGCTCCATCGATTTCCCAACGCTTCAGAAAGCCATGCGGCTGAATGAAATTGCGGAGGAAAATGAACTTCCAAGCATCAATTTGGTGGAAAGTTCAGGCGCTAATCTTCCCGATCAGGCTAAGATCTTCAACCTCGGAGGAACGAACTTTCGCGACATCACCAGACGCTCCAAAAAAGGTATTCCATCCATTTCGGTGGTATTCGGAAATGCCACAGCTGGTGGTGCTTACATTCCTGGAATGTCCGACTATTCCATTTTTGTGAAGGAGCAAGCGAAAGTTTTCCTCGCAGGGCCGCCACTGGTGAAAATGGCTACGAATGAAGTGGTGGATGATGAAACCCTCGGTGGTGCAGAAATGCACACGAAAATCTCGGGAGTTTCCGATTATCTGGCTGAAGATGAACTGGACGGCATTCGTATTGCACGCGAATTGGTCGCAACGCTGCGTCCACCGAAAACACATTTTCAACCCGAAGGATTGGCCGAAGATCCAACCTATTCCGAAGAAGAATTGCTCGGAATTGTTCCGCCAGATGTCAAAATCCCATTTGATATCCGTGAGGTGATTGCGCGTACGGTTGATGGCTCCGAATTCACCGAATTCAAACCCGACCATGGCGAAACGCTCGTCTGTGGCTGGGCTAAAATTCACGGTTATCCGGTGGGAATTCTCGGCAACAATGGGGTGCTGTTTTCCGAAAGCGCCAACAAGGGAACGCACTTCATTCAGCTGTGCAACAAGAACGATGTGCCGCTGCTGTTCTTCCAGAATATCACGGGTTTCATGGTCGGAAAGGACTACGAGCAGGGCGGCATCATCAAGCACGGAGCGAAGCTGATCAATGCGGTTTCCAACTCAGAAGTTCCCGCCATTACCATTATGATGGGCGCGAGTTATGGTGCAGGTAACTACGCGATGATGGGTCGCGCGTATCAACCACACTTCTTGTTCTCCTATCCGAATTCACGGATTGCGGTTATGGGTCCTGAACAGCTAGCTGGAGTGATGGAAATCATCCAACGACAGGCGGCAAAAAAAGCGGGCAACGAATTCGATGAGAACCAAGCGAAAATGATGCGCGATTACATGATCCAGCAGGCCGTGAAACAATCGGATGCGTGGTTCTCAACGGGTCAGATATGGGACGATGGTGTCATCGACCCGCGACAGACAAGAAACTATTTGGGAATGTGCCTCGCGGTGGTCAATAACGCACCGATCAAAGGCACTGACAGTTATGGAATTTTCAGAATGTAAATGGATGAAATCCGAAATTCTAAATACTCAAATCCGAAACAATAATATGTTTCAACTATCCGCGAAAATCCGTGCGATCCGTGTCATCCGCGTTCTATTACCCTCATTCGCTAATTCGCTAATCATCAACTGATGAACTCAGTCAACTCTATTAACTCAATCCTTATCGCCAACCGAGGTGAAATTGCCTCACGCATCATTCGCACGTGCAAGAAAATGGGCATCCGAAGTGTGGCCATTTATTCGGATGCTGACCGTGGAACGCCTTACACGAGAGAAGCCGATCAGGCTGTCCATATTGGTGGGAACGAACTGGCTACTTCCTATTTGGATCAGGAGAAAATCATCGCTATGGCTCAAAAGGTTGGGGCTGATGCAATCCATCCTGGTTTTG
The sequence above is drawn from the Flavobacteriales bacterium genome and encodes:
- a CDS encoding TetR family transcriptional regulator; this encodes MSTTKERIITTAVELFNAKGFVSVTMRDLANELDMSLGNLTYHFKKKEELMEAIHDRIIEERNVMLDSVQMIPSIENIHRQMVPLLQLYERYRFLQQDILEVSRAYPHLAEIMRGQFKNQIRYIKAIIDYSVGSGNMKPEARLGQYQQLAETVWMIITFWLAQRELRDQKGNLYNQARSAIWNLTIPLLTEKGLANFNKIDFTEEVQNAE
- a CDS encoding acyl-CoA carboxylase subunit beta, encoding MKLTSKVNTKTQQYASNREGMLKLLEKLEKHYEESRFQGQEKHIERARSKGKLLARERIELLLDQDSPFLELLPLAGLGGKGFGTGGTTVGGIGIVSGRLCLVVSNVGTNKGGSIDFPTLQKAMRLNEIAEENELPSINLVESSGANLPDQAKIFNLGGTNFRDITRRSKKGIPSISVVFGNATAGGAYIPGMSDYSIFVKEQAKVFLAGPPLVKMATNEVVDDETLGGAEMHTKISGVSDYLAEDELDGIRIARELVATLRPPKTHFQPEGLAEDPTYSEEELLGIVPPDVKIPFDIREVIARTVDGSEFTEFKPDHGETLVCGWAKIHGYPVGILGNNGVLFSESANKGTHFIQLCNKNDVPLLFFQNITGFMVGKDYEQGGIIKHGAKLINAVSNSEVPAITIMMGASYGAGNYAMMGRAYQPHFLFSYPNSRIAVMGPEQLAGVMEIIQRQAAKKAGNEFDENQAKMMRDYMIQQAVKQSDAWFSTGQIWDDGVIDPRQTRNYLGMCLAVVNNAPIKGTDSYGIFRM